The following is a genomic window from Malus sylvestris chromosome 7, drMalSylv7.2, whole genome shotgun sequence.
AATGCTGTGTCCGAATTTCCGAAAATCACCCCTAATTTTCTTTATAATGCGGCTGCCATTGTCCCATTTCCTTTTATGTTGTGCTATGCTTTTGTTTTGAGCTGcttttttgggctttttttcTGCCTTGTATTAGTTGAAACTTATTGTGCTtgacacaacaaaaaaaaattgcaaattttGGCAAAACTAAATAAttaccaacaacaaaaaaatgtaATTACGCATTTATCCAAAAgacaacaaaataagaaaaaagattTTATTTATTCAGCTTTTTTTCTCTTCATTAAAATCCGGATCAGGACAAAAAACCGAACCCTTCTGAACAGCGTCTTAACGTCGTTAACGAGACACAAAGCGGGAATAAAATGAAAAGACAGGAACAATATCGGTATCAAAAAATTAGGAGCTGGGGTATCGAAAGGCAAGCAGGACACGCGGCCCCATCGCATTGGATTTGGACGACGTACAATGCCATCATCCCTTGCGTCCGTACGGCTGCCGCGTCACGAAGAGAGCGCGCACAAAACAGACAAAACAAACGTTGCAGGAAGCAGCAGCCTTTTGTGAGACCACTCTCTCCGTTTGCTGGGATTCCCATTCGCATATAAATACAGTGTAGGATATATAGATATACTCTTATTTCCAAGGACCCCAAAAGCCATAGCTTGCAAGCAGAAAACCCTAATCGCTCTGTGATTTTGCaatctgggttttgttttgctttgctgGGTTTtgagtttctctctcttctgGTGGGTCTCTCTTTCCATCTTCTTCGTACTGTTTGTTCTGGTTTAGGCCTCTGATAGGCCTCAATGTGCTTGCTATGTGAAAACCCACTTGCTATGGAGCTCTGAAATGCTCGTTCTAGCAGTGggtcttcttctttctttgatttttcttaGTCTCTGTAAACTTATGGATTTTTGTGGGTTTCAGAGAACGATTggcattttgatttttttaagatTTTGGTTATGGTATTATTGACTCCCACTGAAAAGCTCTGATATGCTCACTACGCTAAAAAGCGATTTTCAGAGCTATCGTGCTTATATCAGCAGTGGAtcgtcttccttctttgatttttgttgTCTGTGTTTGtagatttctgggttttttgtgTTTATGAAAACGATTGGGATGTCGAGTTTTtggttttagtatttttttcaCTCCCACGGGGAGCTCTGATATGCTCACTGCGTTAAAAAGACAATTTTCAGAGCTCTCATGCTTATTTCAGCAGTGATAGcgttttttttggtttgatttgtgCGTTTAGATTCTGGGTTTCTTTGGTTTCTGAGAAAGATTTGGATTTTGGGTtcttagttttttgttttggtatgTTTTTACTCCAGCTGAAAAGCTCAGATACGCTCACTAAGCCAGATTTTCAGAGCTCTCATGCTTCCTTCAACAGTGGGtatttttgcttttattttatttttttaatttatttatttattttaaatttttagccTTACTGCTACAGAAACCATATGAGACATCGGACGACTGGGAATTGCTTTTGGAATTTGAAACTTTTGGTGATGTTATTGCATGCTTTTGGGCTTTCGTTTTTGTTTTCACTCTGGCTTCACGTTTATGCCAAATACGTGAAAGCTAAACGTTGTTTCAGAGCTGGGTCGTCTCTGATTTCTCTGAATCTGCGCTTACGGGTTGTTTTTGTTGCTTCTGACGACTGAGATTTGCATTTGGGGCTTCACAAGTTTGGGTTTTTCTGATtccttttcattatttttaaacCTTTTGTCTCTTTGCTTCCTACGTGAAagcaaataataatatttttattattttagggcTTGaccttttttttacaaattgagtttgatttttgtaattttatattttttgggtGCTACTATTAATTCTGTACTCTCAAAGGTCTCTCTTTAAATGCCATTTTAGAGGcttgccttttggtttatggaGCTTAGATCTGAGTAATAAAGCACataatatgtgtatatatatacacatccatatatatatatatgtgtatattttCTTGGGTTTTGGCATATTCTTTTGTGTATGTAAAAAGATCAGAAAATTTTCTGAGCaagaaaatggttttttttttccttgtgaaAATGTGTGTGGATGTTTTTTTGCTGTTTTACTGCAACGTTTTGTACGAATGTTTGATTGTTCTGCTGCCATTTTCTTACTTCCATTGGCTTAATATTGGGCTTtaattagctttttttttttaatgtttccataACACCGTTATTGTTCTTTTCTCTTCATGAATGCTGTGTTTTGATTATATGTAACCATTTAATTAAGAAGCCTTGAGCTTACAgttttcatgtttgtatatatatttttaattttactgTCGATACATTACTCTATTTGCGAAGTTCCGGTTCTTGGTTGTCCTTGAGATTTATGAAACTCTTGGTTGCCTTTAAGATTTATGAAATTCTTTCAGTACAGATTTGATACTGTGGTAGGCCAATATGGTACAAGTTTTTATAACGTTTTCCCTCACGAAAATTCCTTTTGCTTGAATGACACACAATAATTGGTTTTTCGAATGTTTGAGAATTCCTTCATGTGAAGTCTTGCAGACTGAAAATGAAGTAAATGAGTGAGACAAGAAAACATTACTCTAACGAACATTTATATTTGAAGAATCGCATTTGAACACATTCGGTAGAACGTTTTTCCGTTAATTTATCTGCTTTGTCCTAAACTGTTCCTAACGAATAGTATCTACACAAGATTTGTTTTCGTAACGCTTTGTTTCCTCTCCTCCGATGATTTTCCTTTTAACGGAGCTCATCAAGTTTATAAATGCGGATTCAACCTGTTCATTAAATTTAGTGAAGTTATCTAATTAGagaaataaactcctcctgttTTCCCCTGCATCTAAGAAATATTGACAGTGCGCACATCATCTTACTTGTCTGCCATGATTGCCACAATACATGGGTTCGGATCCTCTTGCAATTCCCTGTGTCGACGTCCTTTGATCGAATTGGCTTGTGGTTGAGCAGGTCTTAGGACATGGAGCGCTTGAATCCCGATAGACTCGAacttcctccaccaccacccATTATTCCTCCAAATGTTGTCCCAACTGTGGCAGAGGAAAAGTCTCTTGAACTATATAAGAAAGCATCAACTCCAAAACGTGTTCCCATGGCAAGGAGTGGGAATGGAACTAAAGGGCAAAAGATCCCTCTTCTGACCAACCATTTCAAAGTGGCAGTGAACAAGTCTGATGAGTACTTTTTCCATTACAGTGTAATTACCTATACTCGTTGTCTCTTGCTTTATACTTTGAAGATAAGTTTATGTTTGTATAATTGTGTTGGTGTTAAATACTTAAATGGTGGTACAGATTGCGATGTCTTATGAAGATGGTACCCCCGTCGATGGGAAAGGCATTGGACGAAAGGTCATTGATAAAGTGAAACAGACATACGCAATGGAGCTTGCCGATAAAGAATTTGCTTATGACGGAGAGAAAAGCTTGTTTACCGTTGGCCCTCTTCCTCACAACAGACTTGAGTTCACAGTTGTACTGGATGACATCTCATCGACCAGGTACTGACATGTCGTTTATTATGTATTTTTCCTGCTCTTGTTTCCGATCAGGAAATTGTCTCATTGGTCCTTTCGCACAAATGTCTAGGAGGACTGCAAGCCCAGGAGGTGGCTCCAACCGTGCTGACAGTGAGGGAGATCGGAAGAGAGTTAAGAAGCAATTTCAATCCAAACAATTAAATGTGCTGATCAACTATGCTACTAAAATTCCAATGCAAGCAATCGTGAATGCAATACGTGGTCAGGATTCAGAACATTTTCAGGAAGCGGTGAGGGTTCTTGATATCGTACTGAGGCAGAATGCAGCGAAACAGTAAGTACTTGACTGTTGTTGTATCTTTCCTCAGTGATTGTCTACTATTTCATTTGGTGTATAATAATGTGTTTTTCTACAGGGGTTGTCTTCTTGTCCGACAGTCTTTCTTCCACAACAATCCAAGGAACTTCGCGGACTTGGGATCAGGTGTGTTAGGCTGCAGGGGTTTTCATTCAAGTTTCCGAGCCACCCAAGGGGGTCTATCTCTTAATATGGGTAAGCTTCTAAGCGAGAAtgcttggattgtttttgttacTCTACTGTCAATCTAATCTCTGTCCTTGACACCTTGTTTCCATGCAGACGTATCCACTACAATGATTGTAAAACCTGGCCCCGTTCTAGACTTTCTGATGCTAAACCAGAACGTTAAAACTCCTTACCAGATCGATTGGACGAAGGTAATATTGGTTGCTTACTTTTTTTATATTGCACTGGTGTGGCATTGTTCATGGTCTGAGCTTTCTTTAATCTCATACTAGGCTAAGAGAATGCTGAAAAATCTAAGGATCACAACCTATTCATCTAAGATGGAGTACAAAATCACTGGACTGAGTGATAGACCATGCAAAGAGCAGAGGTGATCTATTTCTTTATTCTTATATCCATGCCATATGAGAAGTAGGCTTTATAGATCATCTCAATTTCTGGTTTCTTGTTTAATCTAATAATTTACTTCTACACATTTTTGTCTAGGTTCTTCCTGAAATCGAAAAAAGGACAGGATGGTGATGGAGAAGAAATTACGGTTTCTAAATATTTTGCTGTGTATAAAAACCTACCATTGCGGGATTCAGCAGACTTCCCGTGCATCAATGTTGGGAAACCAAAGAAGCCATCTTACTTTCCACTTGAGGTTTTAACTTTCGACTACTTATTGTTAAGCTTAATTCTAGAAACTTTCTCATTCTTATTTGCCTCTGTAGCTTTGTAGCTTGGTTTCACTGCAACGCTATACAAAATCTTTAACCAATTTGCAAAGGGCTTCACTAGTGGAGAAGTCTCGGCAGAAGCCCCAGGAGAGGATGTCAGTTTTGCGTGATGTAAGTAAAGTTATGTGTGCCATCTATATGGTACTGTTCTATCTTTGTATCTAAAACTCACTGACTCCTCAAATTTTAATTCTCTCAGGCACTGAGGACTAGTAATTATGATGCTGACCTGATGCTTCGTTCTTCTGGAGTGTCCATTGGTGTTGACTTTGTGCAGGTTGAAGGCCGTGTATTGCCAGCTCCAAAGGTAGACATCTTTTATTATCATTTTTGTTTCCTTCATAATTGATCTGACTTGTCTTTTGGGTGCTGTAGAAGTTCTTACGTTCTGATCTTCTCTGTTTATTGATACTTCCCTGCAGCTAAAAGTTGGGAACGGAGAGGACTTTTTTCCACGCAACGGGAGGTGGAATTTTAACAACAAGGTACCACTCCTcctatttattttctgtttctCCAGAATCAAGATTTATTTTTACCTCAATTCACCTTAATTTTTTGTGTGCAGAAACTGGTACAACCTGTGACTATAGATCGTTGGGCTATTGTCAATTTCTCTGCTCGCTGTGACACTCGGAACCTGGTCAGCAATATGATGAAGTgcggaaatatgaaaggaattgTAAGAGTCTCTCTCTCTGAACTATATTATAAAAGAACTATTCCTTTACTGTAAATCAATTCCTTTGGTTATTTGTTATTCTAAAAAGAACTATTCTTTAATATAGGCCATAAAGGAACCGTTTATGGTATTTGATGAAAGTAACCAGCACAGACGTGAACCAGCTCCCATTAGAGTGGATAAGATGTTTGAATACATAAAGTCAAAACTTCCTGGACCACCTCAACTTCTGTTGTGTATTCTTCCTGAGAGGAAGAATTCTGACATATATGGTTAGCTCATTATTCTTTTCTTATATCATTTTATCTGCACCTTTATGTTGAGGATTCATGTATTGATTATTCTTCAAATTCAAGGTCCATGGAAAAGGAAGAATCTTTCTGAGCTTGGGATTGTAACACAGTGCATTGCTCCTACAAAAGTGAATGATCAGTACATCACAAATGTGCTCCTGAAAATCAATGCAAAGGTAAATTTCCGTTTACAAATCTAATTTGTGGAATTGTCTTGTGGTTTATGACTCATGCATTAATTTTGTCTTCCTTGCTTTATATGAGCTTGTGCAGATGGGTGGAATGAATTCGTTGCTAAGTGTGGAGCATTCTCCTTCTATTCCATTGGTTTCCAAGCGCCCCACTCTGATTCTCGGTATGGATGTGTCACACGGCTCACCTGGGCGGTCAGACGTGCCTTCTATTGCAGCGGTAATATTTTCCCTTGACACTGAACTTGTTATAATTATGTTCTCTGCCATAATTGTTACTATTCTTTTTGGACTAGTTAGAGAACTTCACTCTATACCGTCAACCTGGTAGTTGCTGCTGTGTCATGTTGTAAGTGTCTATTTAATATGTAGCTCTCTGCTTATCTTGGGAATTTTGTAGGTGGTGAGTTCCAGGCACTGGCCCTTGATTTCTCGTTACCGAGCTGCTGTGCGTACTCAATCACCAAAAGTGGAAATGATAGCTTCTCTGTTCAAGCCTGTGTCAGATAAAGAGGATGATGGCATAATCAGGTTGGCTCCCCTGGGGCTTTCACCACTACATTCAAACTGCCACTTGATATTTTTGCACCCAGTTTTTCTTATCCGATtactattaaaattttacaatATATGTTTCAATCAATCTTGTAACGTTTGGGTTCTTTTCAGGGAACTGTTGGTAGACTTTTATGCTACTTCAGGAAGCAGGAAGCCGGATCAGATAATTATTTTCAGGTGTGGTATTCCTAATATATTCAAGGAGTAATAAATGAGCCACAAATGAACAACTGCATTTCTAGTTTGTGCCTTCTCTAGAATGATCTGCTCTCTTTGTTATTAATCTCATATCGTTACCATTTGATACCCCAATGAATATGGCCTAATTTACTATATAATCAAAGGATGAGGAACCTGTTAATGTTAGTCACTAGAAATGTTTTGTAATACTATGAATATCAGCTAGTGTTATCCCTCTTATCACTCTTTCAACCCTTTCATTCAATAATCCTCTAATGTGTATTTTATCTCTTATTGTTTGCATTCAATTAAAACTTACCATTTAAATGCATGTTCCGATTAACTCTAGTTTCTGTATGTGTACGTGTAGCGTACATTATTTTCTGTACCAATTTGCCAACATCTTTTTTGATTCTTTGTTTTGTAGTTTCAAAACAGGCTTCTCAACGTGATACGTTTTTCAACAAATCAATGAACTTTCAATTTCATATTTATTAACTAAAAGACCAGTGGTTTCAACAGTTAAAATGTTGTATCACTTataatggttttgaaaagattGCACATTAACACTCAACTCTTGCTAATCTTCCTGTCACTTGGTTTTTCTCCTATTTAGGGATGGAGTGAGTGAATCACAGTTCAACCAAGTCTTGAATGTGGAACTGGATCAGATTATTGAGGTTTTCACGATGCGAATCCACA
Proteins encoded in this region:
- the LOC126628069 gene encoding protein argonaute 4B-like isoform X2 — encoded protein: MERLNPDRLELPPPPPIIPPNVVPTVAEEKSLELYKKASTPKRVPMARSGNGTKGQKIPLLTNHFKVAVNKSDEYFFHYSIAMSYEDGTPVDGKGIGRKVIDKVKQTYAMELADKEFAYDGEKSLFTVGPLPHNRLEFTVVLDDISSTRRTASPGGGSNRADSEGDRKRVKKQFQSKQLNVLINYATKIPMQAIVNAIRGQDSEHFQEAVRVLDIVLRQNAAKQGCLLVRQSFFHNNPRNFADLGSGVLGCRGFHSSFRATQGGLSLNMDVSTTMIVKPGPVLDFLMLNQNVKTPYQIDWTKAKRMLKNLRITTYSSKMEYKITGLSDRPCKEQRFFLKSKKGQDGDGEEITVSKYFAVYKNLPLRDSADFPCINVGKPKKPSYFPLELCSLVSLQRYTKSLTNLQRASLVEKSRQKPQERMSVLRDALRTSNYDADLMLRSSGVSIGVDFVQVEGRVLPAPKLKVGNGEDFFPRNGRWNFNNKKLVQPVTIDRWAIVNFSARCDTRNLVSNMMKCGNMKGIAIKEPFMVFDESNQHRREPAPIRVDKMFEYIKSKLPGPPQLLLCILPERKNSDIYGPWKRKNLSELGIVTQCIAPTKVNDQYITNVLLKINAKMGGMNSLLSVEHSPSIPLVSKRPTLILGMDVSHGSPGRSDVPSIAAVVSSRHWPLISRYRAAVRTQSPKVEMIASLFKPVSDKEDDGIIRELLVDFYATSGSRKPDQIIIFRDGVSESQFNQVLNVELDQIIEACKFLDETWSPKFMLIVAQKNHHTKFFQTHSPDNVPPGTIIDNKVCHPKNNDFYLCSHAGMIGTTRPTHYHVLYDELGFSTDDLQELVHSLSYVLENPPHVRGRVESCPASVRNKAGLLCAYMVPKKHDSHIRSCSNLLRPSSCCPDFPVHQV
- the LOC126628069 gene encoding protein argonaute 4A-like isoform X1, which translates into the protein MERLNPDRLELPPPPPIIPPNVVPTVAEEKSLELYKKASTPKRVPMARSGNGTKGQKIPLLTNHFKVAVNKSDEYFFHYSIAMSYEDGTPVDGKGIGRKVIDKVKQTYAMELADKEFAYDGEKSLFTVGPLPHNRLEFTVVLDDISSTRRTASPGGGSNRADSEGDRKRVKKQFQSKQLNVLINYATKIPMQAIVNAIRGQDSEHFQEAVRVLDIVLRQNAAKQGCLLVRQSFFHNNPRNFADLGSGVLGCRGFHSSFRATQGGLSLNMDVSTTMIVKPGPVLDFLMLNQNVKTPYQIDWTKAKRMLKNLRITTYSSKMEYKITGLSDRPCKEQRFFLKSKKGQDGDGEEITVSKYFAVYKNLPLRDSADFPCINVGKPKKPSYFPLELCSLVSLQRYTKSLTNLQRASLVEKSRQKPQERMSVLRDALRTSNYDADLMLRSSGVSIGVDFVQVEGRVLPAPKLKVGNGEDFFPRNGRWNFNNKKLVQPVTIDRWAIVNFSARCDTRNLVSNMMKCGNMKGIAIKEPFMVFDESNQHRREPAPIRVDKMFEYIKSKLPGPPQLLLCILPERKNSDIYGPWKRKNLSELGIVTQCIAPTKVNDQYITNVLLKINAKMGGMNSLLSVEHSPSIPLVSKRPTLILGMDVSHGSPGRSDVPSIAAVVSSRHWPLISRYRAAVRTQSPKVEMIASLFKPVSDKEDDGIIRELLVDFYATSGSRKPDQIIIFRDGVSESQFNQVLNVELDQIIEACKFLDETWSPKFMLIVAQKNHHTKFFQTHSPDNVPPGTIIDNKVCHPKNNDFYLCSHAGMIGTTRPTHYHVLYDELGFSTDDLQELVHSLSYVYQRSTTAISVVAPICYAHLAAAQISQFIKFDEMSETASSHGGGITVPGAVPVPELPKLHKNVINSMFFC